The following are from one region of the Zymoseptoria tritici IPO323 chromosome 13, whole genome shotgun sequence genome:
- the APN2 gene encoding APN2 DNA lyase apurinic/apyrimidinic (DNA lyase, apurinic/apyrimidinic endo and exonuclease, involved in DNA repair), protein MRLTTWNVNGIRNPFSYPPWNNTRSFKSMFDILESDIVVMQELKIQKKDLRDDMVLVDGWDCYFSLPKYKKGYSGVGIYTRNATCAPIRAEEGLLGVLQSPSGTPYRDLPESESIGGYPSAFQVAELGVDPAALDAEGRCVIVEFPAFVLFGVYVPANTSGLQDAFRSGFFLALDCRIRNLMRQGKRVVLVGDLNVTRHEIDSAGHLEDIRKRNATHEDIVSGPNRRIFNQLLTDGEVIGERDEGRDAGVLWDTTRGFHPTRRGMYTHWDTKKNARPGNSGSRIDFVLVADVMQSWVKDANIQEGLLGSDHCPVYADFHDVVDDHGRNVSLLEIMNPPGVFENGQRKVEWTLQSTPAFSAKRMPEFDKRRSIKSMFAAPPVKKFASSQLERTPSGIDPAAQANAPSADISPHEDKAAASQSDEARPPTKRKASIPSKDPLPSKKQKDTKAAPSKGQKSLKGFFSSKASPVKPDLQSQESSQKTSITSPPAEVALPPPQSPSTTFPSQEPPSPTASASPTADQVATQIASAERSQRSWGALFTKPPAPLCEGHEEPCKTLQTKKKGSNQGRSFWMCARPLGPSGEKEKGTEWRCGTFIWASDLKGGGGG, encoded by the exons ATGAGACTCACAACTTG GAATGTCAATGGCATTCGGAACCCCTTCTCATACCCGCCATGGAACAATACAAGGAGCTTCAAGTCCATGTTCGACATCCTCGAAAGCGACATCGTTGTAATGCAAGAGCTGAAGATACAGAAGAAGGATCTACGCGATGACATGGTACTCGTGGACGGGTGGGATTGCTACTTCAGTCTGCCAAAGTACAAGAAGGGATACTCTGGTGTTGGCATCTACACTCGCAATGCAACGTGCGCGCCGATCAGAGCGGAAGAAGGGCTGCTGGGAGTGTTGCAGTCTCCATCGGGCACGCCATATCGAGATCTACCAGAGAGCGAGAGCATTGGCGGCTACCCGAGTGCGTTCCAAGTGGCGGAGCTCGGAGTGGACCCTGCTGCCTTGGATGCGGAAGGACGATGTGTGATTGTCGAGTTCCCGGCATTCGTGCTCTTCGGAGTATATGTTCCTGCCAACACCAGCGGCCTGCAAGATGCCTTTCGATCTGGCTTCTTTCTTGCACTGGACTGTCGAATCAGGAATCTCATGAGACAAGGCAAGAGGGTTGTACTGGTGGGAGATCTCAACGTGACCAGGCATGAGATCGATTCGGCAGGCCATTTGGAGGACATCAGGAAGAGGAATGCCACCCACGAGGACATTGTGTCTGGGCCTAACAGGCGGATATTTAATCAGCTGCTGACGGATGGAGAGGTCATTGGCGAGAGGGATGAAGGCAGAGACGCTGGCGTGTTGTGGGACACGACTCGCGGCTTTCACCCAACGAGGAGAGGCATGTACACGCACTGGGACACGAAGAAGAACGCTCGGCCCGGCAATTCTGGGAGTCGCATTgacttcgtcctcgtcgccgatgTGATGCAGAGCTGGGTCAAGGATGCCAACATCCAAGAAGGTCTTCTGGGCTCGGATCACTGTCCGGTGTACGCAGACTTtcacgatgtcgtcgatgatcATGGTAGGAATGTCTCCTTGCTGGAGATCATGAACCCGCCAGGGGTGTTTGAAAATGGCCAAAGAAAGGTCGAGTGGACTCTTCAGTCGACACCAGCCTTTTCTGCGAAACGCATGCCAGAGTTCGACAAGAGGAGAAGTATCAAGTCGATGTTCGCAGCACCACCTGTGAAGAAGTTCGCTTCATCTCAATTGGAGAGGACGCCGTCCGGGATTGATCCTGCTGCGCAAGCAAATGCCCCTTCCGCCGATATCTCACCGCACGAAGACAAAGCTGCAGCCTCACAGTCCGACGAGGCAAGACCTCCCACTAAGCGCAAAGCTTCGATACCGTCCAAGGACCCCCTTCCCAGCAAGAAACAGAAGGACACGAAAGCTGCTCCATCGAAAGGTCAAAAGAGTCTGAAGGGGTTCTTCTCTTCGAAAGCATCACCAGTCAAGCCTGATCTCCAGTCCCAGGAGTCATCACAGAAAACTTCGATTACATCGCCGCCGGCCGAAGTCGCCCTTCCCCCGCCTCAGTCTCCCTCTACCACCTTTCCGTCGCAAGAGCCACCATCTCCAACCGCGAGCGCAAGTCCCACTGCCGATCAGGTCGCCACACAaatcgcctccgccgaacgCAGCCAGCGCTCCTGGGGTGCCCTCTTCACGAAGCCTCCCGCGCCACTGTGCGAGGGTCACGAAGAGCCTTGTAAGACATTGCAAACAaagaagaagggctcgaatcAAGGGAGAAGCTTTTGGATGTGCGCCAGGCCGCTGGGACCGAGCGgggagaaagagaagggaaCAGAGTGGAGGTGTGGCACTTTCATCTGGGCTTCCGACTTgaagggcggcggcggtgggtgA